Proteins from a genomic interval of Colias croceus chromosome 2, ilColCroc2.1:
- the LOC123705747 gene encoding protein PRRC2B-like isoform X1: protein MSALSTPGGGGNTAQSKPTSGKQKYQKLDINSLYCANRNENSEPSSVKSQLSRKHGMQSLGKVPSARRPPANLPSLKTETGQDPSANLISTVTTTTTAAICTSQTATTTSTSGAIAGTGSAGWVALPPPSSPHFRTEFPSLEAAAQPSHRSSDHSAPQLQLRPQTEGSWTCGGTAGVRQETTSPAAAPASTPASQQIPAYRAIVPSFLMKGSSGSGLGIGPLNTLRDNRSNNSGSGGGNANNNNSGGPRPNPRPSATPRAVEVLTARPILRDEQISSLDDISRDAGWAQHDDIDYDQKLDFSDGESSAPTPKTSSKNNNRASIDVERVDSKIQDPGDEDQLWAERRQKQSNEVAQAVARARQRKEEEQRRQMRDPSTQSKGNRDRTDRNDRDRERDRNDHRERDHDSREKDRVENRDRMENKERADRDRDIRDKDRLDNRDRDRMDNRERFDNRDRDRDRPIDNRDRNRTDNRDRQDADKDREMRDRNDNRDRNDKRERNDNRDRNDNRDRNDRDRFDRERDRNERDRERDRADRDRNERDRDFRDRDRDYGRDRDQTNPAFSKTFQANIPPRFLKQQQNRQQDDQKYRPRRQEPPAYNAPRHAPHNGRRSYSRDYSDREDDVRRDKESSGPQWRSEMQDQDRTGRDFDRSNSKDYGEQKDRRNESDRKSYESAVESSRTAADKLSEVFERKSIGLFEPFVNSDSTASVKAPERKTTPPSNVPQRDSSEKDFGKTSWAEVAKEETSNQNTVKPPVENVVPIKGNEQLLNEPSSYIESKETASTPISVAQTPQQNIVAVNISSENNGTQAQINKYSNNIPHPQNYVHPLQSNQASSHVQTHNTSSVTSLQPSFTDSQSLPKPINVCPPKVEVVPNLQQQQPVSEHVTSQNNKPGFNNNMQKSEKVLLETESVMTKSNNDPSITNIKINDPRSTEAIPADSINIPAEEVKNERVSNENLTKIPPKEPVERKSSGSGSEKKGRGFGTGGYNVYNRGWGPRESRGRRSHRSSRSNNRASESDGSTDADRKERRRAPRSPRRPKKQDRPEDVGNIHPDQVQVPHATDALENREPFAPRGQPSRRGRGGFQGTTRPPAPAKRVTGYGPPNTKSPFSQANRVKENEEVKEGIPDDMDKGGNRQRTGSSGKGRDRRSRGGMGPNSGEDENWETTSEHSEGGGTRRRSVGGRQSGQSQKGGNRNQNSGNRQNGRNAPAAKKDNLSDKGVDVTEAMTDLKISAAKNEEAVDDGFQEVRNKKTSKDARGSSANAKDESQNGTKQPRSRSNQGGGRNGSSTRNSSEKSNSRGSAPVSGKPNSQYERPRTANLPPRFAKQRQKQQMGLVPSFIPDTGAAPPPPTVNAWDKPISQTLRGNVEEPSEVVDKSSQSSQRSTPGDANNQIDPKPNSTPVVVPEKTGVLDGSTPPVETIIFENTNYKTPPAEALKSKYQPSANTVKSQEEVASEMESRALQFNGDVRTRPRSIQELMAETGRPVSEAEGSLGLPMSFDATQKTEDSSDMKLDFAFDSDLGQLTEDKSAKSLGLPRGTHMSTSNTISPLAADLNLKIASVKKVWEMPAVAEGSEELQFAGFEDAHNNTDTGAPPNVCKVKPTQQLQSPPPQHYNHVSYPGGYGGLSVPSPPAVLFNSSQQILGSSQQLPQQGGLYGAFLDQTRGQFGGFPATPYGAGSATPYNYQPPPDMFQSLQSQYRMAAAGGGAAFGQSGQLGNSPSTVLISSTSNSLMSATVKPSSQQIGAIVNAQFAGSKGGGVSGVGGVGGVNTFQQQYLGYSGPVGEAPYSLPGLLPRPAPPANSYYSPYQPPNAPAPTYPLQFTQPAQSNAFSSQFLSSQLHVAAAVQQMQQQYRAPPLQQQYAPQPRPPPQQQLKSPLHEHANGFPLCDSASPTPKGAAKPQKPPHSPPQHKYHQHPQHQQHQQHPPPAHTPHQHHHQQHQQQLVGGGNNGRGGCGNGAMNRNMGPQRYPAPIQRPHAPAMPLYRPPAQPAARPHHAPRHNLYYHHPQRSEYSHPAQYSNIHYGSGGGEPSRDGGDTPLTAEEAVEVPAASDAPAPAEVKAE, encoded by the exons ATGTCTGCACTCTCGACGCCGGGCGGCGGAGGCAATACGGCGCAGAGCAAGCCGACGTCCGGCAAGCAAAAATATCAGAAGTTGGACATCAATAGTCTGTACTGCGCCAACAGG AACGAAAATTCAGAACCGTCCTCAGTTAAATCACAATTAAGCCGCAAACATGGAATGCAAAGTCTTGGAAAAGTGCCTTCTGCGAGGCGTCCTCCTGCCAACCTGCCTTCTTTGAAAACTGAAACTGGTCAAGACCCAAGCGCAAA cttAATTTCTACTGTCACTACTACTACAACAGCGGCAATATGTACCTCACAGACAGCA ACCACAACGTCAACGAGTGGTGCCATTGCGGGCACAGGGTCAGCAGGATGGGTGGCGCTGCCCCCACCATCGTCGCCACACTTCCGTACAGAGTTCCCCTCATTGGAGGCAGCAGCTCAACCGTCACACCGTTCTTCAGATCATTCTGCACCCCAGTTACAACTGAGACCACAAA CGGAAGGCAGTTGGACGTGCGGTGGCACGGCCGGCGTTCGGCAAGAAACTACATCACCCGCCGCCGCGCCCGCCTCCACGCCTGCTTCACAGCAAATACCCGCCTACCGCGCCATTGTGCCATCCTTC CTGATGAAAGGTAGCAGTGGTAGTGGGCTTGGAATAGGACCTTTGAATACACTTCGTGATAATAGAAGTAATAATAGTGGCAGTGGGGGAGGTAatgcaaacaataataattctgGAGGCCCTAGACCAAACCCAAGGCCATCAGCTACACCGAGAGCTGTTGAGGTTCTTACAGCACGACCCATCCTACGCGATGAACAAATATCTTCACTTGATGATATATCGCGTGATGCTGGATGGGCTCAACATGACGACATTGATTATGA TCAAAAACTGGATTTCTCTGATGGTGAATCTTCAGCACCAACCCCTAAAACCAGtagcaaaaataataaccGCGCCAGTATTGACGTCGAACGTGTGGATTCTAAAATCCAGGATCCGGGTGATGAAGATCAGCTGTGGGCGGAGCGTAGGCAGAAGCAAAGCAATGAAGTTGCTCAAGCCGTCGCTCGGGCTCGCCAACGCAAAGAGGAGGAGCAGCGCCGTCAAATGAGGGACCCTTCTACGCAATCTAAAGGAAACCGTGATAGAACTGATAGAAATGATCGCGATCGTGAGCGTGATCGTAATGATCATAGAGAGAGAGATCACGATAGTCGAGAAAAAGATAGAGTGGAAAACAGGGATCGTATGGAGAATAAAGAAAGGGCTGACCGGGATAGGGATATAAGAGATAAGGATCGCTTAGACAATAGAGACCGTGATCGTATGGATAATAGGGAACGTTTTGATAATAGGGATCGCGATAGAGATCGACCTATTGATAATAGAGACCGAAACAGAACTGATAATAGGGACCGTCAGGATGCTGATAAAGATAGGGAAATGCGTGATCGTAATGATAATAGAGACCGTAACGATAAACGGGAACGTAACGATAACAGGGACCGTAACGATAACCGGGACCGTAACGATCGTGACAGATTTGATAGAGAAAGAGACCGTAATGAAAGGGATAGAGAAAGAGATAGGGCAGACAGGGACAGAAATGAACGGGATCGCGATTTTCGCGATCGTGATAGAGACTACGGCCGTGACCGCGACCAAACCAATCCTGCCTTTTCCAAAACGTTCCAAGCAAATATTCCTCCTAGGTTCTtgaaacaacaacaaaatagACAACAAGACGACCAAAAGTATAGACCCAGGCGACAAGAACCCCCGGCGTATAATGCGCCAAGACATGCTCCGCATAATGGCCGGCGTTCTTATTCaag GGATTATTCTGACCGCGAAGATGATGTAAGACGGGATAAAGAGAGCTCAGGACCCCAATGGAGATCGGAAATGCAAGACCAAGATAGAACTGGTAGAGACTTCGATCGTTCTAATTCGAAAGATTATGGTGAACAAAAGGATCGTCGAAATGAATCTGATAGAAAATCATACGAAAGTGCGGTTGAAAGTAGTAGAACGGCAGCTGATAAGTTATCTGAAGTATTTGAGAGGAAAAGTATTGGTCTTTTTGAACCCTTTGTTAATTCCGACTCAACTGCATCAGTAAAAGCTCCTGAAAGAAAGACTACACCACCATCCAATGTTCCACAACGTGATTCCTCTGAAAAAGACTTCGGCAAAACATCCTGGGCAGAAGTTGCCAAGGAAGAAACTAGTAACCAGAATACAGTAAAGCCTCCTGTAGAAAATGTGGTTCCAATAAAAGGCAATGAACAGCTTTTAAATGAACCTTCTTCTTATATTGAATCTAAAGAAACTGCTTCTACTCCAATTTCAGTAGCACAAACACCACAACAGAATATTGTTGCAGTAAATATTTCTTCTGAAAATAATGGCACACAGGCCCAGATAAACAAATACTCTAATAACATCCCTCACCCTCAAAATTATGTTCATCCCCTTCAATCTAATCAAGCTTCTTCTCATGTACAAACTCATAATACTTCTTCAGTCACCTCCCTTCAACCTTCATTTACTGATAGTCAATCTCTTCCTAAACCAATAAATGTTTGTCCTCCTAAAGTTGAAGTAGTTCCTAATTTACAACAGCAACAGCCAGTTTCAGAACATGTAACTTCACAAAATAATAAGCctggttttaataataatatgcaaaaaAGTGAAAAGGTACTTTTGGAGACTGAATCAGTTATGACCAAATCTAATAACGATCCTTCCATTaccaacataaaaattaacgatcCACGCTCTACAGAAGCTATCCCAGCAGACTCTATCAATATACCTGCTGAGGAAGTAAAGAATGAAAGAGTTAGTAATGAAAATCTTACCAAAATTCCTCCTAAAGAACCCGTGGAAAGAAAATCAAGTGGATCTGGATCTGAAAAGAAAGGAAGAGGATTTGGAACTGGTGgttataatgtgtataataGAGGTTGGGGACCTAGAGAATCTCGGGGGCGTCGGTCACACCGCAGTTCACGATCTAATAATAGAGCAAGCGAGTCTGATGGTTCAACTGACGCGGATCGTAAAGAGAGGCGTAGAGCACCACGGAGCCCAAGAAGACCTAAAAAACAGGATAGACCTGAAGATGTTGGTAATATTCATCCAGATCAAGTTCAGGTACCTCATGCAACTGATGCACTGGAGAACAGGGAACCCTTTGCACCCCGAGGTCAACCTTCACGTCGTGGTCGAGGTGGTTTTCAAGGTACTACAAGACCTCCTGCTCCTGCTAAACGAGTTACAGGTTATGGGCCACCAAACACGAAAAGTCCGTTTAGTCAAGCTAACCGCGTGAAAGAAAATGAAGAAGTAAAAGAAGGAATCCCAGATGATATGGACAAAGGTGGCAACAGGCAGCGTACAGGTTCATCAGGAAAAGGACGTGATCGTCGTTCCAGGGGTGGAATGGGGCCTAACAGCGGCGAAGATGAAAACTGGGAGACAACTTCCGAACATTCCGAGGGTGGCGGAACTCGCCGACGTTCTGTTGGGGGAAGACAATCTGGTCAATCTCAAAAAGGTGGAAATCGTAATCAAAATTCAGGGAATAGACAAAATGGTCGTAATGCACCAGCAGCTAAAAAAGATAACTTATCAGACAAAGGAGTTGATGTCACAGAGGCTATGACTGATTTAAAGATTTCTGCAGCTAAGAATGAAGAAGCAGTTGATGATGGATTTCAAGAAGTGCGTAATAAAAAGACTTCAAAAGATGCGCGAGGTTCTTCTGCAAATGCTAAAGACGAAAGTCAAAATGGTACAAAACAACCTCGTTCACGCTCCAATCAGGGAGGCGGTAGAAACGGATCTTCAACTCGAAATTCTAGCGAAAAATCTAACTCTCGTGGATCAGCTCCTGTGTCTGGTAAACCCAATTCGCAATATGAAAGGCCGCGTACAGCTAATCTGCCTCCACGTTTTGCTAAACAAAgacaaaaacaacaaatgGGATTAGTACCTAGTTTTATTCCTGATACGGGAGCAGCCCCACCTCCTCCTACAGTTAATGCTTGGGATAAACCAATTTCGCAAACTCTAAGGGGAAATGTAGAAGAGCCTTCAGAAGTGGTGGATAAATCCAGCCAATCGAGTCAAAGAAGTACTCCAGGTGATGCAAACAATCAAATTGACCCCAAACCTAATTCCACTCCTGTGGTTGTACCTGAAAAGACTGGTGTACTTGATGGATCCACTCCTCCAGttgaaacaataatattcGAAAATACTAACTACAAAACTCCGCCAGCAGAagcattaaaatcaaaatatcaaCCAAGTGCTAATACAGTTAAATCGCAAGAGGAAGTTGCTAGCGAGATGGAATCTCGAGCACTTCAATTTAATGGTGATGTAAGGACACGGCCCAGATCTATTCAAGAGCTAATGGCTGAAACTGGTAGACCTGTAAGCGAGGCTGAAGGATCCCTAGGGTTGCCAATGTCATTTGATGCAACACAAAAAACAGAAGATTCATCTGATATGAAATTAGACTTTGCGTTCGATTCTGATCTGGGACAATTAACCGAAGACAAATCAGCTAAATCACTTGGATTGCCACGTGGTACCCATATGAGTACTTCAAATACAATATCTCCACTGGCTGCCGatctcaatttaaaaattgccaGTGTAAAAAAAGTCTGGGAAATGCCAGCTGTTGCTGAAGGAAGTGAAGAATTACAGTTTGCCGGTTTTGAAGATGCGCACAATAATACAGATACAGGTGCCCCGCCAAATGTTTGTAAAGTAAAGCCGACGCAACAGTTGCAATCCCCACCGCCACAACACTACAATCACGTTAGCTATCCGGGAGGTTACGGCGGTCTGTCAGTACCTTCTCCGCCAGCTGTGTTATTTAATTCGTCGCAACAAATTCTGGGTTCCTCCCAGCAACTGCCACAGCAAGGAGGGCTCTATGGTGCCTTTTTAGATCAAACAAGGGGACAATTCGGTGGATTCCCTGCAACTCCATATGGGGCAGGATCAGCCACTCCATATAATTACCAGCCTCCACCAGATATGTTCCAGAGCCTTCAAAGTCAGTACCGAATG gcAGCAGCTGGGGGTGGCGCAGCTTTTGGTCAATCAGGACAGTTGGGTAATAGTCCCAGCACAGTTCTCATCTCTAGCACATCCAATTCATTGATGTCTGCCACAGTCAAACCATCTTCACAACAGATTGGTGCAATAG TTAATGCACAATTCGCAGGGAGCAAGGGCGGCGGCGTGAGCGGCGTAGGCGGCGTGGGCGGCGTGAATACGTTCCAGCAGCAGTACCTGGGCTACTCGGGGCCGGTGGGCGAGGCGCCGTACTCGCTGCCCGGCCTGCTGCCGCGCCCGGCGCCGCCCGCCAACTCGTACTACTCGCCCTACCAGCCGCCCAACGCGCCGGCGCCCACCTACCCGCTGCAGTTCACGCAGCCGGCGCAGTCCAACGCGTTCAGCTCGCAGTTCCTCTCCTCGCAGCTGCACGTCGCGGCCGCCGTACAGCAGATGCAA CAACAATACCGCGCGCCGCCGCTGCAGCAGCAGTACGCGCCGCAGCCGCGCCCGCCGCCGCAGCAGCAGCTGAAGAGCCCGCTGCACGAGCACGCGAACGGGTTCCCGCTGTGCGACTCCGCGTCGCCCACGCCGAAGGGCGCCGCCAAGCCGCAGAAGCCGCCGCACTCGCCGCCGCAGCACAAGTACCACCAGCACCCGCAGCACCAGCAACACCAGCAGCACCCGCCCCCCGCGCACACCCCCCACCAGCACCACCACCAACAACACCAACAG CAACTAGTCGGCGGCGGCAACAACGGTCGCGGCGGGTGCGGTAACGGCGCGATGAACCGCAACATGGGCCCGCAGCGCTACCCGGCGCCCATCCAGCGCCCGCACGCGCCCGCCATGCCGCTGTACCGGCCGCCCGCGCAGCCCGCCGCGCGCCCGCACCACGCGCCGCGCCACAACCTCTACTACCACCACCCGCAGCGCAGTGAGTACTCGCACCCTGCGCAGTATTCGAACATTCACT ACGGCAGCGGCGGCGGCGAGCCGTCCCGCGACGGGGGCGACACGCCGCTGACGGCCGAGGAGGCGGTGGAGGTGCCCGCCGCCAGCGACGCGCCCGCGCCCGCCGAGGTGAAGGCGGAGTGA